GTGTCTCAGCCACAGGTGAGGTAATTGCCTTTCCAGGTCAGGATGTTTCTAAAACTGCAGTAAACTACAGTCTGTCTTGATTGGAAATAGGTGTCATCTTGTCTACTGAATCACATCTCAACACCTCTGGATAGCCCATTAGGTCTTCCATGACCTAATCCACATTGTCTATTCCCCACTCCCCCTCAATACACAAACCTTTGGAATGTAGAAATAGTGTGTGTGAAATCTAGTGTGTTTTACAAAATGCAAGCATGAAATCTGTGCATTTTTACTCATCAGAGTCAATATACCATGTCTTATACTGCTCTTCAAAATCCAAACCTTTCTCTGGTAAACTCCATTTAAAAGTTGGGTGCAATTGATCAACATTTGTGCCAATTCTTGGTCATAGGCTTTGTAAGCCTTTTAGACGCTCAtgaaattgttctttttctgtgctcTACAGTGGTAGTGggggcaagagaaaagaaaggtggTGCTTATTACATTGTTATAATGAAGAACTTTTCTAGTTACTGGAGTCTCCAGTTCATTTTATATAGTAAGTTATATTAATTCggcaaatataaaaacaataatccCTTTACTGGTTTGTCATCATGTTACTATCGCTATTCAGTGCTGTTTTGAACCTCTTATCATCACACAAAAGACTGGTAGATGTGATTTGccttgtattttaaagaaaaaagtatgccAACCTTCTCCAACAATCTGGAATTTTATTCCATCCATATACATGCATAGTAACAACATTTGTTGAGAAATTATTTCTATCAGAAGTAGAACGTTATCTCTGTGATCACCAGGTGCAGTATTGCTACTCTTATATTTAAATAGATCTTATATATGAATTAAATTCATACTTGCAGCATTGAGTTTAGGATTTTGATTTAGACTGTGCCTTTCAAAAGATAAAACTGATTAATACTACCTCATTACTTACAATACTGCTTCCAGTAATTTTGTTCATTCTTTATAAAGTATTGCATTTAACAGCAAAGGTTTAAAAATTGAGACAGAGCTGCATCAGCgaaagaaaatacaagaagtACTATACAAGAAAAAAGTTGCCATCTTCATTTAACATACATGTTTAAGATTAAGAAAATGGACAGAAACATACGGCTACATACAGATGCAAAGCCTAGTGACTAAGAGACTGTATCTGCTAAAATATAAAGTGCAAACGGAGCCTGATTATCCAAGAATTGAAATCTTAAGGCGAACTTATAGCACGTACATTTAGAACATCTTTGCAAGTTATATTTtagcatatacatatatctgCAACAGCATATAAGAAGAAATCAAGATACACAAGTGCTTTTGAAGCTATTTCTAAAAtgcttttctgtattgtttgtgactattttctttaaaagctacTATACAGTGCAAACCATATGTGCTACACAATAACTATACAATAACATTACAAATGACtttaatataaagtttttaaataaaaataacataaccACAGCTATGAATACTGctggtaaaataaattaatttttttttgaaaatggcaCCAATAATACACTTTACTAATGGACTGTAATGAAATTACACCTTAAGTCTTCAACTCAGCCATGATGAATTATCTCCTGATTGCCCAGATGTAATTCaaacagcttttgtttttgtttttgttgtttttttctggactGGGTAGAACAACATACTAAACACTGGTACCAAAGGTGACTGATGTGTATTTATTTAGATATCTCATTTGACATGTTCCGCTGCATGTGATGAGCAATAAAACTTCTTGTGAGTTATAAAGTTTGAGAGGTTGTTGAACTGGATATCACACAGCCGGCAATACTTCCCACTTGTTGGAGCCTGGGTGGAGCCATTCACACCTTTTGCTATACTAGACAACTGTTCCTCTGCGGAGGGAATTCCTGGTGAGACGTTCTCATTTGTGGTTAATGGGTTCTCAGAGATCCAAGAGGGAGATTTGTGGCCTTCTTCATGCtgaggattctgggaaatgttctCTTGCTGTGGGTTGGCAGCAGATCTCTCATCTTGCTTCAGTCCGCCATTAACTATTACCATGCCTCTGTTTTTGGGCAACAAAGGCAGGGAATCTTTCTTCGTTGCAGCACACCCATTTGAGGAAGCCTGGCCTTTAGGAGATTCATTTTCCGCATTTGTGCTTTGCTCTATGTCAGCGTTATGGATGACAAGAGAACCAGAAATATAATCACTTGTCTTTATTCCATAATAGGGAGAAAGCTGGTCGGCTCCTTTTGCCTTCTTTATTGCTCCAGGGTAAAGGCATtggggaagaaataaatgtttgttttcttcttttgtagcAATGAGCTGAGCAGCTTCACTAAAGACTTTCAGGCCTTGCAGGGTGGCTAAGTGGGATGAAAATAAGTTTCCGTTGGGGGAAGGCTGCTTcagatttccatttttctcacattttattatGCTTCTTTCATAGCTGATATCAGGGCTGTTTCGTTCGCTTTCTGGATTTGGAAACACTTTGCTGTCGAGTTGACCCAGGTCATTACGCTGATGGGCAGTGACTGGGCAGAAATTCTGCTTGTGGGCCAGGTAGTTTTCTACCTTATTGAAACTGATCTTGCACACAGTGCACTCGTGGTAGTCCAGCAGCCTTTTGGGAGAGGTGGTCGTCCGCTCAGACTGGGATAAACACTTTTTGCTGAGATCGATGGGGACGTCCAGCTCGAGGCAGGACACACTGGAATGAGTAGTGTCACATTTGGAAACCGGAACACATTTGTTGATCGTCAGAGAAGTTTCCAAGTGCTTGGAGACAATTCCTGGAAAGATATCACATCTTGGGTGGTAGCACTCTCCTAGCCCTTCAGTGGGTTCTTGAGTGGAGGTACAAGGATTGCTGAGGTTGGCTACATCAAGGAATCGCTGTTGGACCAGTGGAGGCCGTTGTTCCTGTTCAGGGAGGCACATCTCATACATCTTCCTTCTCTTGCGTGTGCGCATGGTTCTCTGCATGGCAGGCACTTTGTTGGAAGCAGACCTCTTGAGCGGAGGGTCGTGGCGTGTAGCACAGTAATACTGTTTGTGGACCATGTACGTTTCATGCCGGCTGAAGGTAATGTTGCAAGCTTCACAGGTAGTCTTATTTGGGTCACTTTCCCCATCCACTAAGGGGACACTGGGATTTTTCACATCAACAGGTTTTCCATTAATTTTGTCATCATTGCTACTGGAGGTGGAGAGCTTCTTAGCTTGAGTGGAAAAGTCCTTGTCGTGGCCCTTCCCATTTGGCCCAATTAAATCTAAAACGGTGGAAGAATTGATGCAGGACGTTTGAAGAAGTGGATTCTCAGGATCAGCAGAATGAGTGGCTGGGTTAAGAAGGTTTATGGAGGTTTGGCCAGTGTTGGGACTCACAGCCTCAGGCATCTTTTCTGAAACACCGGGGAATTCTGGGGATTTGGCCATCTGCTGCCATCGGCTGCTGCAATAATGTTTTTTGTGCACTAGATAGTTATCCAAATTATTGAATGTTATGTTGCACTCAAAACAAGTAGCCCCCTTGGGCATCAGAGGGCTGTAAATCACAGGAGGGTAGCTACTGCTTCCATGCCTCAGTCGCCGATGTACCAGCTCAGACATCTTGGCTAAGATCTCTGAAGCTTGAGGAACCATTGTGATATCTTGGGGAAAAGCAAACTGAGAGAGAAAAGGGCCCACAGGGAAAGAAGGCCCAATATTAGGCTGGACTGGAGAAGAGGCGAGTCTTGGACTAGAGGGCTCAGATTTTATTTTCGTGTAAGAAAAGCTTTGCTTATTAATTGTGGGCTGTATCTCTGGTCTCTGGTTAGTGAGAAAGATCTGAGTCTTTTTCTCACACTTGTCCAGCTCTGTGTCAGAGCTTGCATCTTTAGTCTGCATGGCCTTTTGGCTCTGGGGGAGTTCGCTTCTGGTCAACAAGTCTGTGGCTGGCTGTAAGCTGTCTTCAGTTCCAGTGGGAGAGTGTTCCACGTCACTTTCTCTGGGAAGTTTGCCTCCAGGGACGTGGAGCTCCTGGTGCTGTAATAACTCCCTCTGAGTCTGGAAGCCGAAGTGGCAGTGATTGCATCGGAAGGCAGCTTGAGTGAGATGGGAAAACAGGTGTTGGTGAAAGTTGATCACAGAATCAGCAGTGTAGCTACAGACGGTGCATTTTAGACTAGCACCAGGGGGGAGGAATTCTTCCATTTTCACTCCTGGAGAGACATACAAAATGAGAATACTGAGACCCTCACACATTGATTTCATCATGATATGAACCTTTACTAATGATCTAGCGTCTTCAACACAACAGGAAtgaattgaaatatttcagaatctCATTTGTGGTATTAGCTTGTTTCTCGTGACATCTTCCACCACGTGTGATAACAGTAATAGCACTTTATAGTTTCCAAAGCACTTTGCCTGCGAATTATTGCATCACAGTGGGATAGGAATCACTGTCTCCatattacaggtgaggaaacagactcaagGTGGCTAAGGGAATTGATTATGATAATAAAGCTATTCAGTGGTAGTACCATAACTAAACCTCAGATTTTATCATTTCTAATCCAGTAACTTCTTACTACATTATGTTCTACATTAGGAAGAAGTAGGTGTTCATTAGAATTGAAATTGATAAGCTGTGTGTAAATCAAATAACTCTCAGTGTACTAGATTAGGTTTTTATTCAAAAGAGTCCAAGTAGAAACCATTTTGTAAAGTCATTAACAGCCTCCTAATATATCTTTGGCACAAATCTAGAATTCTATTCATTGGTTTTGCTGAACATGGTTTATCTCTATCCAGGGGCTGATGATACTCAATTGGTAGACACCAGTGCACCAATATAGTAATTTCTGACCAACATTCATGCTAATTGATCACGGGCTGTTTCTAgtcagttattaaatattttttaatattaccaATGACTGGTGGTTAAACCTCACTGTGATACTgtgatatataagaaataaatatagatcAAATATATATAGACCAAACatacataagaaatatattttggtcatctagataaccaaaatatatttcttacatttGTCCAAGGTTCCTAGCTCATAGATCCTAAAATTATTGGAATTTCCAGTGATACGAGTCATGAAggtatcttttgttatgttaatgaagtgaTTTTTGGAAGCCCCCTATGTAATCTAAAGATGGaagggggctggttgccaggagaaccaaccctGTGATTAGAATGTTGAAACTTTCAGTCCTTCCCCCACCCTTAACCccttgggagggagagaggggctggagaaTGAGTTCAATTGCCAATTGCCAATGACTTTATCCATCATGCCTATGTGACAaagtctccataaaaacccaaaaggacccAAAAGGTTCCAAGAGCTTCAGGGTTGGTGAACATGTAGCGATGAGGGGAGAGTGGTGCCTTCTAAGAAGGCATGGAAGCTTCTCACCCTtcccccataccttgccctatgcatcgtttccatctggctgttccagCATTATATCCTATTAGAATAAGCTGTTAATCTAGTGAATAAAtggttttcctgagttctgtgagctgctctaacaaattaacCAAACCCAAGGAGTGGGTCTTAGCAAACCTTTGATTTATAACCACCcattggtcagaagcacaggaaaCAATCTGGACTTGCGATTGGCATCTAAACTGGGGTGGGCAGTCTTGTGGAACTGAGCCCTTAACCGGTGGGATCTGATGAGATCTCAGggcagatagtgtcagaattgagttgaatcgTAGGACACTCAGTTGGTTTCCTGATAATTTCTTGATGGTGGGGGTGTGGGATCCCCTTCCTCCAATGAACTGGAGTCGGGATCTGGACACTTTTACTCACTAAGGTCAACTCTCATTCCCATTTGTTGGTATGTGGTTAAATCAGGCTTGGTTCATCCTGTCTGTACTCTAGACTAAAATGAGAAttgccttttatatttataaactgaaaatatggCAGAGAAAACCCAGTACTGTAGCGATAGATTTCTTattcttgtggttttttttctccttaactaATCCActacttatttttctattcagcTGAAAAGATCgttctctctttatttttgttgtatgcATGACTTTACTCACCATGTGAAACAACCAACTTGTTTCCGCTTTCCCTTCTTTATCACCTGTGTAAAGACAGCTCATTTGTAGGGAAAGGGAAGCGAATGAGTAGAAAGGAAGTTGCCTATTTTTATAGGTTCGAAGACAATAGTTTGCACTGTACTAGGACTTTGGAGGTTAAAGCTAGTTTTTTGAAACTCAACAcctatttcagttttttatttattcaacccaAGCAAAAACAGTGAAGGGAATCACCCAGGAATATCCTACAAGTTTTGTATTATAGGTGCCAATGAAACCTGTAATTCCCAAACCTTGGTTTGCCCTATCCAAGAATGTTCCTAGAAATATCTGAAGTTAATATATGGGAATTAGAATATTGTGTGTGATGGTACCAACAACAATTGGGCATACAATTCCAAAATAAATGGGAATAGTTGCCACCTTTCTGTTAAGAGTGggcttggaaaaaaacaaaacaaacaacttagATGTTTTTCAGActaatttttcttaagaaattaaaacatagtaCAAAAAGTGgttttatgtcataaaaataaattaagctgtTATTATACACACTCTGGAAGTTAAGAGCATTTTATAGAccatatttaaaagttaatttctttCAAGTGATTTTACTTGGATCTATCAAAATAACAGCTTTGTTTCAATtcagaaaatacttatttttatgtatttactatttaTTCCCTGCCATGTGACAAACAGTAGGGTCAGTTTGCAAAGATACTTGACACTTAAATCAATGAATATTAATGACAATATACAAAGAGTATTGAgactttctttctaaaatgatgCTGTTTTActtcagttgaaaaaaaaaaatagatgatttgGCCTGCAATCTGAGCACAGTAGTTAGAAAAGAATTCAGACCCAAGTCCTTTGAGTAAAATATACTGATTGTAAATGACATAGATAACCAGCTTGTCTAGCaagttaggttttgtttttatagatagatatagttAAATAGAcatagatgtatgtatatatgtgtgtacttgTGTATGCAAGTAGAGAAAGAATAGAACCTCCTGgagcaaaagaagaaacatggGAGGCACTTACCACTGTGTGAATTCAGGTGCATTTCTAGAGCTCGAGCATTTGAGAAGCTCTTGGTGCATTGTGGGAAGGGGCAC
Above is a window of Rhinolophus sinicus isolate RSC01 linkage group LG12, ASM3656204v1, whole genome shotgun sequence DNA encoding:
- the ZFPM2 gene encoding zinc finger protein ZFPM2 isoform X1 translates to MWHYLVCVHLVVPFGLFVEYIFLTTLIKKILFKDFISLSSLGIFGTVSLILFQGPLEDAIEEEEEECPSEETDIISKGDFPLEESFSTEFGPENLSCEEVEYFCNKGDDEGVQEMTESDGDTQSEKPGQPGVDTDDWDGPGELEVFQKDGERKIQSRQQLPVGTTWGPFAGKMDLNNNSLKTKAHVPMVLTAGPKWLLDVTWQGVEDNKNNCIVYSKGGQLWCTTTKAISEGEELIAFVVDFDSRLQAASQMSLTEGMYPARLLDSIQLLPQQAAMASILPTAIVNKDIFPCKSCGIWYRSERNLQAHLMYYCSGRQREAAPVSEENDDSAAQISSLCPFPQCTKSFSNARALEMHLNSHSGVKMEEFLPPGASLKCTVCSYTADSVINFHQHLFSHLTQAAFRCNHCHFGFQTQRELLQHQELHVPGGKLPRESDVEHSPTGTEDSLQPATDLLTRSELPQSQKAMQTKDASSDTELDKCEKKTQIFLTNQRPEIQPTINKQSFSYTKIKSEPSSPRLASSPVQPNIGPSFPVGPFLSQFAFPQDITMVPQASEILAKMSELVHRRLRHGSSSYPPVIYSPLMPKGATCFECNITFNNLDNYLVHKKHYCSSRWQQMAKSPEFPGVSEKMPEAVSPNTGQTSINLLNPATHSADPENPLLQTSCINSSTVLDLIGPNGKGHDKDFSTQAKKLSTSSSNDDKINGKPVDVKNPSVPLVDGESDPNKTTCEACNITFSRHETYMVHKQYYCATRHDPPLKRSASNKVPAMQRTMRTRKRRKMYEMCLPEQEQRPPLVQQRFLDVANLSNPCTSTQEPTEGLGECYHPRCDIFPGIVSKHLETSLTINKCVPVSKCDTTHSSVSCLELDVPIDLSKKCLSQSERTTTSPKRLLDYHECTVCKISFNKVENYLAHKQNFCPVTAHQRNDLGQLDSKVFPNPESERNSPDISYERSIIKCEKNGNLKQPSPNGNLFSSHLATLQGLKVFSEAAQLIATKEENKHLFLPQCLYPGAIKKAKGADQLSPYYGIKTSDYISGSLVIHNADIEQSTNAENESPKGQASSNGCAATKKDSLPLLPKNRGMVIVNGGLKQDERSAANPQQENISQNPQHEEGHKSPSWISENPLTTNENVSPGIPSAEEQLSSIAKGVNGSTQAPTSGKYCRLCDIQFNNLSNFITHKKFYCSSHAAEHVK
- the ZFPM2 gene encoding zinc finger protein ZFPM2 isoform X2, whose amino-acid sequence is MSRRKQSKPRQIKRPLEDAIEEEEEECPSEETDIISKGDFPLEESFSTEFGPENLSCEEVEYFCNKGDDEGVQEMTESDGDTQSEKPGQPGVDTDDWDGPGELEVFQKDGERKIQSRQQLPVGTTWGPFAGKMDLNNNSLKTKAHVPMVLTAGPKWLLDVTWQGVEDNKNNCIVYSKGGQLWCTTTKAISEGEELIAFVVDFDSRLQAASQMSLTEGMYPARLLDSIQLLPQQAAMASILPTAIVNKDIFPCKSCGIWYRSERNLQAHLMYYCSGRQREAAPVSEENDDSAAQISSLCPFPQCTKSFSNARALEMHLNSHSGVKMEEFLPPGASLKCTVCSYTADSVINFHQHLFSHLTQAAFRCNHCHFGFQTQRELLQHQELHVPGGKLPRESDVEHSPTGTEDSLQPATDLLTRSELPQSQKAMQTKDASSDTELDKCEKKTQIFLTNQRPEIQPTINKQSFSYTKIKSEPSSPRLASSPVQPNIGPSFPVGPFLSQFAFPQDITMVPQASEILAKMSELVHRRLRHGSSSYPPVIYSPLMPKGATCFECNITFNNLDNYLVHKKHYCSSRWQQMAKSPEFPGVSEKMPEAVSPNTGQTSINLLNPATHSADPENPLLQTSCINSSTVLDLIGPNGKGHDKDFSTQAKKLSTSSSNDDKINGKPVDVKNPSVPLVDGESDPNKTTCEACNITFSRHETYMVHKQYYCATRHDPPLKRSASNKVPAMQRTMRTRKRRKMYEMCLPEQEQRPPLVQQRFLDVANLSNPCTSTQEPTEGLGECYHPRCDIFPGIVSKHLETSLTINKCVPVSKCDTTHSSVSCLELDVPIDLSKKCLSQSERTTTSPKRLLDYHECTVCKISFNKVENYLAHKQNFCPVTAHQRNDLGQLDSKVFPNPESERNSPDISYERSIIKCEKNGNLKQPSPNGNLFSSHLATLQGLKVFSEAAQLIATKEENKHLFLPQCLYPGAIKKAKGADQLSPYYGIKTSDYISGSLVIHNADIEQSTNAENESPKGQASSNGCAATKKDSLPLLPKNRGMVIVNGGLKQDERSAANPQQENISQNPQHEEGHKSPSWISENPLTTNENVSPGIPSAEEQLSSIAKGVNGSTQAPTSGKYCRLCDIQFNNLSNFITHKKFYCSSHAAEHVK
- the ZFPM2 gene encoding zinc finger protein ZFPM2 isoform X3 gives rise to the protein MSRRKQSKPRQIKRDDEGVQEMTESDGDTQSEKPGQPGVDTDDWDGPGELEVFQKDGERKIQSRQQLPVGTTWGPFAGKMDLNNNSLKTKAHVPMVLTAGPKWLLDVTWQGVEDNKNNCIVYSKGGQLWCTTTKAISEGEELIAFVVDFDSRLQAASQMSLTEGMYPARLLDSIQLLPQQAAMASILPTAIVNKDIFPCKSCGIWYRSERNLQAHLMYYCSGRQREAAPVSEENDDSAAQISSLCPFPQCTKSFSNARALEMHLNSHSGVKMEEFLPPGASLKCTVCSYTADSVINFHQHLFSHLTQAAFRCNHCHFGFQTQRELLQHQELHVPGGKLPRESDVEHSPTGTEDSLQPATDLLTRSELPQSQKAMQTKDASSDTELDKCEKKTQIFLTNQRPEIQPTINKQSFSYTKIKSEPSSPRLASSPVQPNIGPSFPVGPFLSQFAFPQDITMVPQASEILAKMSELVHRRLRHGSSSYPPVIYSPLMPKGATCFECNITFNNLDNYLVHKKHYCSSRWQQMAKSPEFPGVSEKMPEAVSPNTGQTSINLLNPATHSADPENPLLQTSCINSSTVLDLIGPNGKGHDKDFSTQAKKLSTSSSNDDKINGKPVDVKNPSVPLVDGESDPNKTTCEACNITFSRHETYMVHKQYYCATRHDPPLKRSASNKVPAMQRTMRTRKRRKMYEMCLPEQEQRPPLVQQRFLDVANLSNPCTSTQEPTEGLGECYHPRCDIFPGIVSKHLETSLTINKCVPVSKCDTTHSSVSCLELDVPIDLSKKCLSQSERTTTSPKRLLDYHECTVCKISFNKVENYLAHKQNFCPVTAHQRNDLGQLDSKVFPNPESERNSPDISYERSIIKCEKNGNLKQPSPNGNLFSSHLATLQGLKVFSEAAQLIATKEENKHLFLPQCLYPGAIKKAKGADQLSPYYGIKTSDYISGSLVIHNADIEQSTNAENESPKGQASSNGCAATKKDSLPLLPKNRGMVIVNGGLKQDERSAANPQQENISQNPQHEEGHKSPSWISENPLTTNENVSPGIPSAEEQLSSIAKGVNGSTQAPTSGKYCRLCDIQFNNLSNFITHKKFYCSSHAAEHVK